A genomic window from Gossypium hirsutum isolate 1008001.06 chromosome D12, Gossypium_hirsutum_v2.1, whole genome shotgun sequence includes:
- the LOC107946728 gene encoding S-norcoclaurine synthase 1, producing the protein METKVQSTDMLYSLPVENVQALASKNLNRIPSRYIRPEVEFDVVSIDESQQIPVIDMSKLDHDAEQKKLHQACKDWGFFQLINHGIADEVIEKMKTDTQEFFNLPLEEKMAYSKIPNYLEGYGQAFVLSEDQKLDWGDMLFLFGLPVSTRDPRFRPTNPPSFGASFDKYSMELHKVMIHLMKLMANNLGTDPEMLASFFEDGIQGIRMNYYPPCAEASKVYGLAPHSDATGLTLLLQVNEVEGLQIKRNEKWVPIKPIPASFIINIGDMMEIMSNGKYKSIEHRAVVNPEKERLSIAAFHNPNRCTQIGPLPDLMKTNKALYKTVSFQEFMELKMSSKLDGKFMVKKLKL; encoded by the exons ATGGAAACAAAAGTGCAGAGCACAGATATGTTATATTCTTTACCAGTTGAGAATGTCCAAGCTCTTGCATCCAAGAACCTCAACAGAATCCCATCCAGATACATCAGACCAGAGGTCGAATTCGATGTGGTTTCCATAGATGAATCCCAGCAGATTCCTGTAATTGACATGAGCAAACTAGACCATGATGCTGAACAGAAAAAACTCCACCAGGCTTGCAAAGACTGGGGTTTCTTCCAG TTAATCAACCATGGGATAGCAGATGAAGTGATTGAGAAAATGAAGACCGATACACAGGAGTTCTTCAACTTGCCCTTGGAGGAGAAAATGGCTTATTCAAAGATACCAAATTACCTTGAAGGGTACGGCCAAGCTTTCGTTCTTTCAGAAGACCAGAAGCTTGATTGGGGTGACATGCTCTTCCTTTTTGGCCTGCCTGTGTCCACAAGAGATCCGAGATTCCGGCCGACCAACCCCCCTTCATTCGG AGCAAGTTTTGATAAGTACTCAATGGAGTTGCATAAGGTTATGATTCATCTAATGAAGCTGATGGCCAATAACCTGGGGACTGATCCCGAGATGCTTGCAAGCTTTTTTGAGGATGGAATACAAGGAATAAGGATGAACTATTATCCACCCTGTGCAGAGGCAAGCAAGGTATATGGTCTAGCACCACACTCAGACGCTACAGGCTTAACGCTCTTGCTTCAAGTGAATGAAGTTGAAGGATTACAaatcaagagaaatgagaaatgGGTGCCTATTAAACCCATCCCTGCCTCATTTATCATCAATATTGGAGACATGATGGAG ATTATGAGCAATGGAAAATATAAAAGCATAGAACACAGAGCTGTGGTTAATCCGGAAAAAGAGCGGCTGTCAATTGCAGCATTTCACAATCCAAATAGATGTACCCAGATTGGTCCTTTGCCAGATCTTATGAAGACCAACAAGGCACTTTATAAGACTGTATCATTTCAGGAGTTCATGGAACTGAAGATGAGCAGCAAGCTTGATGGGAAATTTATGGTGAAGAAATTGAAGCTCTAG
- the LOC107946729 gene encoding S-norcoclaurine synthase 1 → MVMNRKNSTRLAKTRVSSRYLIETEFLKNNNFFFYINGLSGSSLLTLKQLINHGIADELIEKMKIDTQEFFKFPLEEKMAYAQLPNEIEGYGQTLVRKTFDKYSTELHKVTIYLIKRIAKNLGIDPKMLPSFLRMEHKL, encoded by the exons ATGGTGATGAACAGAAAAAACTCCACCAGGCTTGCAAAGACTAGGGTTTCTTCTAGGTACCTAATTGAAACAGAATTCTTAAAGaacaataacttttttttttacatcaatGGACTTAGTGGTTCATCTTTATTGACGTTGAAACAGTTAATCAATCATGGGATAGCAGATGAACTGATTGAGAAAATGAAGATTGACACTCAAGAGTTCTTTAAGTTTCCATTGGAGGAGAAGATGGCTTATGCACAGCTACCAAATGAGATTGAAGGTTACGGTCAAACCTTGGTAAG AAAAACCTTTGACAAGTACTCGACGGAGTTGCATAAGGTTACAATTTATCTCATTAAACGGATTGCCAAGAACTTGGGGATTGATCCTAAGATGCTTCCAAGCTTTTTGAGGATGGAGCACAAGTTATAA
- the LOC107946727 gene encoding S-norcoclaurine synthase 1, which produces MDTNVVSRGFAGSLPVDSVQALASKNLKNIPSRYIRPEVEFVVSIDESQQFPVIDMSKLDNDDEQKKLHQACKDWGFFQLINHGIADELIEKMKIDTQEFFKLPLEEKMAYAQLPNEIEGYGQTLVRSADQKLDWNDMLFLFPLPVPLRNMRFWPTNPPSFRETFDKYSTELHKVMIYLINRIAKNLGTDPEMLSSFFEDGAQAIRTNYYPPCAEASKVLGASPHSDATGLTLLLQVNEVEGLQIKKDEKWVPVKPILGALIVNIGDIIEIMSNGEYKSIEHRVVVNQEKERLSLAAFHSPKAGTEIGPLADLVRTNKAQYKTMSLEEFLRLRLSRKVQGKHLLNQMKL; this is translated from the exons ATGGACACAAACGTGGTGAGCAGAGGATTTGCTGGTTCTTTACCTGTTGATAGTGTCCAAGCACTTGCATCCAAGAACCTGAAGAACATCCCATCCAGATATATCAGACCTGAGGTCGAATTTGTAGTTTCCATAGATGAATCCCAGCAGTTTCCTGTAATTGACATGAGCAAACTAGATAATGATGATGAACAGAAAAAACTCCATCAGGCTTGCAAAGACTGGGGTTTCTTCCAG TTAATCAATCATGGGATAGCAGATGAACTGATTGAGAAAATGAAGATTGACACTCAAGAGTTCTTTAAGTTGCCATTGGAGGAGAAGATGGCTTATGCACAGCTACCAAATGAGATTGAAGGTTACGGTCAAACCTTGGTAAGGTCGGCAGATCAAAAGCTAGATTGGAATGACATGCTCTTTCTTTTTCCCCTGCCTGTACCGTTAAGAAATATGAGATTCTGGCCGACCAATCCCCCTTCCTTCAG AGAAACCTTTGACAAGTACTCGACGGAGTTGCATAAGGTTATGATTTATCTCATTAATCGGATTGCCAAGAACTTGGGAACTGATCCTGAGATGCTTTCAAGCTTTTTCGAGGATGGAGCACAAGCTATAAGAACGAACTATTATCCACCATGTGCAGAGGCAAGCAAGGTATTGGGTGCATCTCCACACTCTGACGCCACAGGCTTAACACTGTTGCTTCAAGTGAATGAAGTTGAAGGATTACAaatcaagaaagatgagaaatggGTGCCTGTTAAACCCATCCTTGGCGCATTGATCGTCAACATTGGAGACATAATAGAG ATTATGAGCAATGGAGAATACAAAAGCATAGAACATAGAGTTGTGGTGAATCAGGAGAAAGAGCGGCTGTCATTGGCAGCATTTCACAGTCCGAAAGCAGGTACCGAGATTGGACCATTGGCAGATCTTGTTCGGACAAACAAAGCACAGTACAAGACTATGTCACTTGaggagtttctgagactgaggcTTAGCAGGAAAGTTCAAGGGAAACATTTGTTGAATCAAATGAAGCTCTAG
- the LOC107944209 gene encoding S-norcoclaurine synthase 1-like, with protein sequence MELHKDMIHLMKLIATNLGTVPKMLARFFEDGTQGIRMNSTLSRDDEYTSSSFYLLSVLFAYLCSDLSVQKTPTHSDSTGLTLLLQVNEVEGLQIKRNEKWVPIKPIPTAFIINIGDMVELTSNGEYKSLEHRAVVNPEKERLSIAALHYGNKNAQIGPLPDLLKTNKALYNTIPAEEFLNLKLSSKLDGKHLLNQMKI encoded by the exons ATGGAGTTGCATAAGGATATGATTCATCTCATGAAGTTGATTGCCACCAACTTGGGGACTGTTCCCAAGATGCTTGCAAGATTTTTTGAGGATGGAACACAAGGAATAAGGATGAACTCCACCTTGTCCAGAG atgatgaatATACAAGCAGTTCATTCTATCTGCTAAGTGTTCTCTTTGCTTATCTTTGTTCTGATCTCTCGGTACAAAAAACACCAACACACTCAGACTCTACAGGCTTAACGCTCTTGCTTCAAGTGAATGAAGTTGAAGGATTACAaatcaagagaaatgagaaatgGGTGCCTATTAAACCCATCCCTACCGCATTTATCATCAATATTGGAGACATGGTGGAGTTAAC GAGcaatggagaatataaaagctTAGAACATAGAGCTGTGGTTAATCCGGAGAAAGAGCGGCTGTCAATTGCAGCACTTCACTATGGAAACAAGAATGCCCAGATTGGCCCTTTGCCAGATCTTCTTAAGACCAACAAAGCACTATATAATACTATACCAGCTgaggagttcctgaacttgaaGCTGAGCAGCAAGCTTGATGGGAAACATCTGTTGAATCAAATGAAGATCTAG
- the LOC107946726 gene encoding peroxidase 20: protein MEIIRASFTLVVFVLNMVRITLSVENEVLYLDYYKETCPLAEEIVSRNVEIAVLKDPRMAASLLRLHFHDCFVMGCDASILLDNHGDIISEKQAGPNLNSVRGFKVIDEIKYILEEACPLTVSCADILAMVARDAVALRGGPRWKVWLGRRDSMKASLDGANQFIPAPNSSLETLISNFNEQGLDIEDLVALSGGHTLGKARCVSFRQRVYDINMEEKRDKYKRYRTFRRILRSICPDSGRDDAIAPLDFSTPAKFDNHYYINILEGNGLLGSDNVLVTEDHEGEIIKLVWVFAANEELFFSSFAKSIVKMGNINVLTGLEGEIRKNCRFVNP, encoded by the exons ATGGAGATTATTAGAGCATCCTTCACATTAGtggtttttgttttaaatatggTTAGAATTACATTAAGTGTTGAAAATGAAGTTCTGTATCTTGATTACTACAAAGAAACATGTCCCTTGGCAGAAGAGATTGTTAGCAGAAATGTTGAGATTGCAGTGCTCAAAGATCCTCGAATGGCAGCCTCGCTCCTTCGCTTGCATTTTCATGATTGCTTTGTTATG GGATGTGATGCATCAATTCTTTTGGACAACCATGGAGACATCATTAGTGAAAAGCAAGCAGGGCCTAACCTCAATTCTGTACGTGGATTCAAAGTCATTGATGAGATAAAGTACATTTTGGAAGAGGCTTGTCCCCTAACTGTCTCCTGTGCTGATATTCTAGCCATGGTTGCTCGCGATGCTGTCGCTTTG AGAGGAGGCCCAAGATGGAAGGTTTGGTTAGGGAGGAGAGACTCCATGAAAGCAAGCCTTGATGGTGCAAACCAGTTCATCCCTGCCCCAAATTCCTCTCTGGAGACTCTTATTTCCAACTTCAACGAACAAGGTCTCGATATAGAAGATTTGGTTGCTTTGTCAG GTGGCCATACACTTGGGAAGGCAAGATGTGTGAGTTTCAGACAAAGGGTTTATGACATAAACATGGAAGAAAAGCGTGACAAGTACAAAAGATACCGGACATTTCGAAGAATCCTACGGTCCATATGCCCGGATTCAGGAAGGGATGATGCGATTGCACCGCTCGATTTTTCAACTCCTGCAAAGTTTGACAATCATTATTACATTAACATACTTGAAGGGAATGGATTATTAGGATCTGATAATGTGTTGGTCACAGAAGACCATGAAGGAGAGATAATAAAGCTGGTTTGGGTTTTCGCAGCTAATGAAGAGCTTTTCTTCAGTTCATTTGCGAAATCAATTGTTAAGATGGGCAATATTAATGTACTCACTGGACTTGAAGGAGAAATTAGAAAGAATTGTAGGTTTGTTAACCCTTAG